In a single window of the Larimichthys crocea isolate SSNF chromosome XVII, L_crocea_2.0, whole genome shotgun sequence genome:
- the LOC104918775 gene encoding granzyme B(G,H): MFIRCELAILILALTLDGQVHTGEIIGGHVAAPHSRPYMAILESTRQNGLKAICGGFLLNEDFVMTAAHCNPSKVLLGVHDYHKSNEMQRIEVKKKFRHTDYDAKTLNNDIMLLKLESRVNLTKNVQPITFASHDNGSLPVSCTVAGWGYTIKNKKTFSTVLMEANVTLTDDEQSNDCQKNSTYCSKAETGPTHGDSGGPLVCEEGEAYGVVSGGNDEIIVYTKIAAYTSWIKSTMEHHHD, translated from the exons ATGTTTATCCGCTGTGAACTGGCAATACTGATACTTGCACTGACTCTTGATGGCCAAG TTCATACAGGGGAGATCATTGGAGGCCACGTAGCTGCGCCACATAGCAGGCCATACATGGCAATTTTGGAGAGCACTAGGCAAAATGGTTTGAAAGCAATCTGCGGTGGTTTCCTTCTGAATGAGGACTTTGTGATGACTGCAGCCCACTGCAA ccCCTCCAAAGTCTTACTGGGAGTTCACGATTACCATAAGAGTAATGAAATGCAGCGTATAGAAGTGAAAAAGAAATTTCGACACACAGACTACGAtgcaaagactttgaacaatgaCATAATGCTTCTTAAG TTGGAGTCCAGGGTGAATCTCACTAAAAATGTGCAACCCATCACGTTCGCAAGCCATGATAATGGCTCTCTACCAGTATCATGTACAGTGGCTGGCTGGGGATATACAATCAAGAACAAGAAAACTTTCTCTACTGTGCTCATGGAAGCCAATGTTACACTCACTGACGATGAGCAGAGCAACGATTGTCAGAAGAACAGCACGTACTGTTCTAAGGCAGAAACTGGACCAACCCAT GGAGACTCTGGTGGTCCATTGGTCTGTGAAGAAGGAGAGGCATACGGAGTGGTGTCTGGCGGAAACGACGAAATCATCGTTTACACCAAGATTGCTGCATACACAAGCTGGATCAAGTCAACTATGGAGCATCATCATGACTGA